One Podarcis raffonei isolate rPodRaf1 chromosome 3, rPodRaf1.pri, whole genome shotgun sequence genomic region harbors:
- the MFSD4B gene encoding sodium-dependent glucose transporter 1, translated as MAGAAERKKQVRFARLEEEDEGGGGGGSRREAESESMAAAGGASSEEPLGGSAARLALQPLVVVAEGDRRSRSGGGGGESAAKREAAVAAAPRRALKWCTSAALCAAFLGLGMAIAILGPTFEDLAANVNKNVSQISYIFVGRSSGYFGGSLIGGILFDCMNAQLLLGFSMLGTALGLYVIPWCNKALLLTFMMSVIGFAMGVLDTGGNVLALDTWGEEAGPHMQALHFSFALGAFVAPILAKMALGGSAVGSPVLLGGNVDNQSAVNSFPAATPVLKLHLSLNFMWSYVVIGSYLLFVALFFLVLCLKSSPVRDRTKVSTQKYQVAKYHRAVICLLSVFFFWYVGAEVTYGSYIFTYAKTFAAMKEHEAAGLNSLFWGSFAACRGLAICFAACSYPGTMILLSIIGSTLSCLFLALFSTYPVSLWLGSAVYGASMATIFPSGISWIEQYTTIHGKSAALFVMGAALGEMCIPAVVGYLQGHFPAVPVLMYSALGAAAMTSVLFPVMYKLATSPFDAKLKDAGDGELQEALLSHSHLEDDDDDDGREWNEVDFEVIEMNDTMRNSVIETSKKIEGESTPATSGHPSSRNIFNSSPRLTVGSPKQKNSSKND; from the exons ATGGCGGGCGCTGCCGAGAGGAAGAAGCAGGTTCGCTTCGCTCgtctggaggaggaggatgaaggcggaggaggaggaggaagccgccGCGAGGCAGAGAGTGAGTCGATGGCAGCGGCAGGAGGGGCGTCTTCGGAGGAGCCACTCGGGGGCTCTGCTGCGCGGCTCGCCCTTCAGCCGCTGGTCGTGGTGGCCGAGGGCGACCGAAGAAGCCGGtctggaggcggcggcggcgaaagCGCCGCAAAGCGGGAAGCGGCTGTGGCGGCGGCTCCGCGGCGGGCGCTGAAATGGTGCACTTCGGCGGCTCTTTGCGCCGCTTTCCTGGGCCTG ggtATGGCCATTGCTATCCTAGGGCCCACATTTGAAGACCTGGCTGcaaatgtgaacaaaaatgtcAGTCAAATTTCTTATATTTTTGTGGGCCGTTCATCGGGGTACTTTGGTGGTTCTCTGATTGGTGGTATACTTTTTGATTGCATGAATGCCCAACTTCTCTTGG GATTTTCTATGCTGGGTACAGCTCTGGGTCTTTATGTCATCCCCTGGTGCAATAAAGCACTTCTGTTAACATTCATGATGTCTGTCATTGGGTTTGCAATGGGAGTCCTTGATACAG GTGGCAATGTTCTTGCCTTGGACACATGGGGAGAAGAAGCCGGTCCGCATATGCAGGCCTTACACTTCAGTTTTGCTCTGGGTGCTTTTGTGGCTCCCATCCTGGCCAAGATGGCGCTCGGTGGCTCCGCTGTTGGTTCTCCGGTTCTGTTGGGTGGTAATGTTGACAATCAGTCTGCCGTGAATTCTTTTCCTGCTGCTACACCAGTCCTGAAACTGCATTTAAGCTTGAACTTTATGTGGTCTTATGTTGTTATAGGCAGTTATCTTTTGTTTGTTGCATTGTTTTTCCTTGTTTTGTGTTTGAAGAGCAGTCCCGTCCGCGACAGGACAAAGGTTTCCACACAGAAATACCAGGTTGCTAAATACCACCGTGCCGTCATATGTCTCCTCTCTGTGTTCTTTTTCTGGTATGTAGGGGCAGAGGTCACTTACGGTTCTTACATTTTTACTTATGCAAAAACCTTCGCTGCCATGAAGGAACATGAAGCAGCTGGGTTGAATTCCCTCTTTTGGGGATCATTTGCAGCTTGCAGAGGACTGGCAATTTGTTTTGCTGCTTGCTCTTACCCTGGAACTATGATCCTTCTGAGTATCATAGGCTCCACTCTGTCATGCCTATTCCTGGCACTGTTCAGTACATACCCAGTCTCTCTGTGGCTTGGCTCTGCAGTATATGGAGCATCCATGGCGACTATCTTCCCTAGCGGCATTTCCTGGATTGAGCAGTATACAACCATCCATGGGAAATCTGCAGCATTATTTGTAATGGGTGCAGCTCTGGGGGAAATGTGTATTCCTGCAGTGGTTGGCTACCTTCAAGGACATTTCCCTGCTGTCCCTGTGCTCATGTATTCTGCGTTGGGAGCAGCAGCCATGACATCAGTGCTGTTCCCCGTGATGTATAAATTAGCTACATCACCCTTCGATGCTAAACTGAAGGATGCTGGGGATGGTGAGCTCCAGGAAGCCTTATTGTCCCATTCTCATCTTGaggatgatgacgacgacgacggcAGAGAATGGAATGAAGTAGACTTTGAAGTAATTGAGATGAATGACACTATGAGGAACTCTGTCATTGAAACATCCAAGAAGATCGAAGGGGAATCGACACCTGCCACCTCTGGTCACCCTTCTTCAAGAAACATTTTTAATTCTTCTCCTCGGCTTACTGTCGGCTCCCCAAAACAAAAGAATTCTAGTAAGAATGACTAA